CCTTCCATCCTTCCATTACTGCTATAGTTGGTTGCACTTATGCCCGAATTGCTGCTGGGTGGGCAGGGACCCCCATTGTACATCGAGATGTCTATCAAGTCGCTATCAAAAATGGTTCGGTTGGGCGGCGCCCTGACGGATTCCCGGTTGAGCTCCATTTGCTGCTCGGGGTCCCGGAGCTGCAGGGTGCACGGGCCCTGGTACGGCGGTGGCTCTTCCCCGTCGGAGAGGGAGATGGTGGGAGGAAGGTCAATCTCATGCTGCATGTAAGGGTAAGTGGGCTGGAAGCGACTGAAACGGTCCCGCTGCATAAAAGATGGGGTGGTAAACCTGTCTCTGGACCTTGGGGCATACATGATCTGAAACGGGAAGAGAGACACGCGTGACTCCACATCTGCACAAAGCACTGTGGGTGCTCTGTATTTACAACAAACTCATAAAACATGGAATGCTGCTTTTTGCCACCTCTCTGAAGGGTAAACCCAGCAGATACCATGCACACGTGCTGCCGCATGCCTGCAACGTG
This genomic interval from Aphelocoma coerulescens isolate FSJ_1873_10779 chromosome 2, UR_Acoe_1.0, whole genome shotgun sequence contains the following:
- the LDLRAD4 gene encoding low-density lipoprotein receptor class A domain-containing protein 4 isoform X5; translated protein: MVVVIICLLNHYKLSTRSFINRQSQSRRQEETLQTEGCLWPSESSVSRQGASEIMYAPRSRDRFTTPSFMQRDRFSRFQPTYPYMQHEIDLPPTISLSDGEEPPPYQGPCTLQLRDPEQQMELNRESVRAPPNRTIFDSDLIDISMYNGGPCPPSSNSGISATNYSSNGRMEGPPPTYSEVMGHYPGSSFFHHQHSNMPPSSQRGSRLQFQQNNSESTIVPSKGQDRKPGNLV